The following coding sequences are from one Panicum hallii strain FIL2 chromosome 5, PHallii_v3.1, whole genome shotgun sequence window:
- the LOC112892565 gene encoding uncharacterized protein LOC112892565 → MDAYITEVCKLENKFSGLKIHHVVWDNNVGADVLSKLGSNRANVPPGVFVHEIHHPSIKAPDQSTIAPCSFEPDREVMMIEVDRWVPFIDFIKDQKLPPGVDEKCAWAARIIRQSKGYVLVSDKLYKHGSAIGILMKCVPVDEVKEIQQEIQEGIYGNHAASRTQVKKAFANVEDLVHRCTNWQFFGR, encoded by the coding sequence atggatgcgTACATCACGGAAGTATGCAAGCttgagaacaagttctcgggaCTCAAGATCCACCATGTGGTTTGGGACAACAACGTGGGGGCAGATGTGCTCTCAAAACTAGGCTCCAATCGAGCAAATGTCCCACCGGGAGTATTTGTTCATGAGATACATCACCCGTCCATCAAAGCACCAGATCAAAGCACCATCGCTCCATGCTCTTTTGAGCCTGACCGAGAGGTCATGATGATTGAGGTCGACCGTTGGGTACCGTTCATTGACTTTATCAAAGATCAGAAGCTACCCCCTGGTGTTGATGAAAAATGCGCTTGGGCTGCACGCATCATCAGGCAAAGCAAGGGTTATGTTCTGGTCAGCGACAAGTTGTACAAGCATGGTTCAGCAATAGGCATCCTTATGAAGTGCGTTCCAGTTGACGAAGTCAAAGAAATACAGCAAGAAATTCAAGAAGGAATCTATGGCAATCATGCAGCATCAAGGACGCAAGTCAAGAAAGCTTTTGCTAATGTCGAGGATCTTGTTCATCGGTGTACCAATTGGCAGTTCTTCGGCAGGTAG